One part of the Longimicrobium sp. genome encodes these proteins:
- the hisZ gene encoding ATP phosphoribosyltransferase regulatory subunit, translating to MPNTRLAQVPPGSQDLLAADVRRRRHVQRVWFELAEAAGYHEVIPPTFEYEEVFTAAGTKLASELIRFVDRDGRLVALRADFTSALARMASTRLRDAETPLRLAYAGKVYRQRPEGGGHARETFQLGAELIGSAGADADVEVLRLVIGQLRQLGVSEFQINLGDIRFVTPLMAGLSADEAESLRTAIDRKDRTALADGARRYGAPAAVARALVELPELIGRGDVLLRARSLASGPEAEAAIERLRAIDGMLTEDERSHVVYDLGEIRGLGYYTGMQFEVFVAGAGRALAFGGRYDDLLARYGSDRPAVGFAMETDALAELLPEAS from the coding sequence ATGCCCAATACCCGACTAGCCCAGGTTCCCCCCGGATCGCAGGACCTCCTGGCCGCCGACGTGCGCCGCCGGAGGCACGTCCAGCGCGTGTGGTTCGAGCTCGCCGAGGCGGCGGGGTACCACGAGGTCATCCCGCCGACCTTCGAATACGAAGAGGTGTTCACCGCGGCCGGCACCAAGCTGGCCAGCGAGCTGATCCGCTTCGTGGACCGCGACGGCCGGCTCGTGGCCCTTCGCGCCGACTTCACCTCGGCCCTGGCGCGGATGGCCTCCACGCGCCTGCGCGACGCGGAGACGCCGCTGCGGCTGGCGTACGCGGGCAAGGTGTACCGCCAGCGGCCGGAGGGGGGCGGACACGCGCGAGAGACCTTCCAGCTCGGCGCCGAACTCATCGGCAGCGCGGGGGCGGATGCCGACGTCGAGGTGCTGCGGCTGGTGATCGGGCAGCTGCGCCAGCTGGGGGTGAGCGAGTTCCAGATCAACCTGGGCGACATCCGCTTCGTCACGCCGCTGATGGCGGGGCTGAGCGCGGACGAGGCCGAGTCGCTGCGCACGGCCATCGACCGCAAGGACCGCACGGCCCTGGCCGACGGCGCCCGTCGGTACGGCGCGCCCGCCGCGGTCGCCCGCGCGCTGGTGGAGCTGCCGGAGCTGATCGGCCGCGGCGACGTGCTGCTGCGGGCGCGGTCGCTCGCCTCCGGGCCGGAGGCCGAGGCGGCCATCGAGCGGCTGCGCGCCATCGACGGCATGCTGACCGAGGACGAACGGTCGCACGTGGTGTACGACCTGGGGGAGATCCGCGGGCTGGGATACTACACGGGAATGCAGTTCGAGGTGTTCGTCGCCGGGGCCGGCCGGGCGCTGGCCTTCGGCGGCCGGTACGACGACCTGCTGGCGCGCTACGGCTCCGACCGTCCGGCGGTGGGCTTCGCGATGGAGACCGACGCGCTGGCCGAACTGCTTCCGGAGGCCTCGTGA
- the hisG gene encoding ATP phosphoribosyltransferase yields MSARPLRIALPKGRMMDEALLVFERIGAIIDPAARDSRRLILPSADGRFEFLPVKSGDVPVYVETGVADAGIVGQDVLDEGEPDVLRPLDLGFGGCMLAVAAPEGAPYPYLPGETMPRVATKYVESARRFFATKGMQVELIRISGSVELAPLLGLAHWIVDLVQTGRTLKENGLVVVEPIARSTARLIVNRASHKLRLEDHQRLIAGLAGALESA; encoded by the coding sequence GTGAGCGCGCGACCACTGCGCATCGCCCTGCCGAAGGGGCGGATGATGGACGAGGCGCTGCTGGTGTTCGAGCGCATCGGCGCCATCATCGACCCGGCCGCCCGCGACTCGCGCCGGCTGATCCTGCCCTCGGCGGACGGACGATTCGAGTTCCTGCCCGTGAAGAGCGGCGACGTGCCCGTGTACGTGGAAACGGGCGTGGCGGACGCCGGGATCGTGGGGCAGGACGTGCTCGACGAGGGCGAGCCCGACGTGCTGAGGCCGCTGGACCTGGGGTTCGGCGGATGCATGCTGGCCGTCGCGGCGCCGGAGGGCGCACCGTATCCGTACCTGCCGGGCGAGACGATGCCGCGCGTGGCCACCAAGTACGTGGAAAGCGCGCGCAGGTTCTTCGCCACCAAGGGGATGCAGGTGGAGCTGATCCGCATCTCCGGATCTGTCGAGCTGGCGCCGCTGCTGGGGCTGGCGCACTGGATCGTGGACCTGGTGCAGACCGGCCGGACGCTGAAGGAGAACGGGCTCGTCGTGGTGGAGCCGATCGCCCGCTCCACGGCACGGCTTATCGTGAACCGCGCCAGCCACAAGCTGCGGCTGGAAGACCACCAGCGCCTGATCGCCGGGCTGGCGGGCGCCCTGGAGAGTGCGTGA
- the hisD gene encoding histidinol dehydrogenase: MAAAASTDDPGLRDAVAGILREVQARGDEALLEYTARFDGFQAPDAPGLRIGVDQLEEAARSIDPDLLGSLRAAAENIRRFHEKQREHGFLEIEADGSILGQRVAPLRRVGIYVPGGRAAYPSSVLMNAIPAAVAGVVEIAMASPTPGGEITPVVLAAAHVAGVTEVLRIGGAQAVGALAFGTDSIGRVDKIVGPGNKWVAEAKRQVFGVVDIDMVAGPSEILVIADETADAVHVAADLIGQAEHDPDAIAWLVTTSAALAERVPAELERLLERNPRRDVARAALEANGAIVLVDTLDDAAAVADLRAPEHLELLVAEPMVLAGRIRNAGAIFLGAHSPEPMGDYFAGPNHVLPTGGSARFASPLGVYDFVKRTSLIGLSAARLRRDAPHVIRLAESEGLFGHAEAVRVRNTEAPQSGG; encoded by the coding sequence ATGGCGGCCGCCGCGTCTACGGACGATCCCGGGCTGCGCGATGCCGTCGCCGGCATCCTGCGCGAGGTGCAGGCGCGCGGCGACGAGGCGCTGCTGGAGTACACGGCGCGCTTCGACGGATTCCAGGCGCCGGACGCGCCGGGGCTGCGCATCGGCGTGGACCAGCTGGAGGAAGCCGCGCGCTCCATCGACCCCGACCTCCTGGGCTCGCTTCGCGCCGCGGCCGAGAACATCCGCCGCTTTCACGAGAAGCAGCGCGAGCACGGGTTCCTGGAGATCGAGGCGGACGGCAGCATTCTGGGCCAGCGCGTGGCCCCGCTACGGCGCGTGGGCATCTACGTTCCCGGCGGGCGCGCGGCGTATCCATCCTCCGTGCTGATGAACGCCATTCCCGCCGCGGTCGCGGGGGTGGTCGAGATCGCGATGGCGTCGCCCACCCCCGGCGGCGAGATCACGCCCGTGGTGCTGGCGGCGGCGCACGTGGCGGGGGTCACCGAGGTGCTGCGGATTGGCGGGGCGCAGGCGGTGGGCGCGCTGGCGTTCGGGACTGATTCCATCGGCCGCGTGGACAAGATCGTGGGGCCGGGGAACAAGTGGGTGGCCGAGGCCAAGCGCCAGGTGTTCGGCGTGGTGGACATCGACATGGTGGCCGGCCCCTCCGAGATCCTGGTGATTGCCGACGAGACGGCCGATGCCGTGCACGTGGCGGCGGACCTGATCGGCCAGGCGGAGCACGATCCCGACGCCATCGCCTGGCTGGTGACCACCTCCGCGGCGCTCGCGGAGCGCGTGCCCGCGGAACTGGAGCGGCTGCTGGAGCGCAACCCGCGCCGCGATGTAGCCCGCGCGGCGCTGGAAGCCAATGGCGCCATCGTCCTCGTCGACACGCTGGATGATGCCGCCGCCGTGGCCGACCTGCGCGCGCCGGAGCACCTGGAGCTGCTGGTGGCGGAGCCGATGGTGCTGGCGGGGCGCATCCGCAACGCGGGCGCCATCTTTCTGGGCGCCCACAGCCCCGAGCCGATGGGCGACTACTTCGCGGGCCCCAACCACGTCCTGCCGACGGGCGGCTCGGCGCGCTTCGCCAGCCCCTTGGGCGTGTACGATTTCGTGAAGCGCACCAGTCTGATCGGCCTTTCCGCCGCGCGCCTGCGCCGCGACGCCCCGCACGTCATCCGCCTGGCCGAGAGCGAGGGGCTGTTCGGGCACGCGGAAGCCGTGAGAGTGAGAAACACGGAAGCCCCGCAGAGTGGTGGATGA
- a CDS encoding DUF6941 family protein, with amino-acid sequence MKVLYSVIAENATLRHDGRMDVHGIFHELYAPGFPAQQDRLTLVTTIEWNPDERGAIDFSVNLLDPARSPVLTINAQTEVADEYAVHRPARTQMAIPIDNLVFPGPGTYEFELTVGEVKQALLHLYLVQDAHAH; translated from the coding sequence GTGAAAGTCCTCTACTCCGTAATCGCCGAGAACGCCACGCTCCGCCACGACGGGCGCATGGACGTGCACGGCATTTTCCACGAGCTGTACGCGCCCGGCTTTCCCGCGCAGCAGGACCGGCTGACGCTGGTGACCACCATCGAGTGGAACCCCGACGAACGCGGCGCCATCGACTTCAGCGTCAACCTGCTGGACCCGGCGCGCAGCCCCGTGCTCACCATCAACGCGCAGACGGAGGTGGCCGACGAGTACGCCGTCCATCGCCCGGCGCGCACGCAGATGGCAATCCCCATCGACAACCTCGTCTTTCCGGGCCCCGGTACGTACGAGTTCGAACTGACTGTCGGCGAGGTAAAGCAGGCGCTGCTGCACCTGTACCTGGTCCAGGACGCGCACGCGCACTAA
- a CDS encoding aldo/keto reductase — translation MQTRQIGSLQVSAVGLGCNNFGMRIDAVQTERVVGAALDAGINFFDTAEVYGRGQSEEFLGRALGLRRSQAIIATKFGHPGSGPESGGRPASVRKALEGSLRRLGTDYIDLYQMHRPDPNVPIAETLGVLDELVKAGKVREIGSSNFSADQIRKAAEVLPEGAARFVSVQNEYSLLKREPESSVLAECERRRVAFIPYFPLANGLLTGKYRKGQPVPQGTRIASMPPHNPLLTGENLDLVERLIAFSESRGHTLLELAFSWLLSRPTVASVIAGATKPEQVHANASAANWTLSDADLRELDTILARPQ, via the coding sequence ATGCAGACTCGTCAGATCGGATCGCTGCAGGTTTCGGCGGTGGGGCTGGGGTGCAACAACTTCGGGATGCGCATCGACGCTGTGCAGACCGAGCGCGTGGTCGGGGCCGCGCTGGACGCGGGGATCAACTTCTTCGACACCGCGGAGGTGTACGGCAGGGGCCAGAGTGAGGAATTCCTGGGCCGGGCGCTGGGGTTGCGGCGGTCGCAGGCGATCATCGCCACCAAGTTCGGCCACCCGGGATCAGGACCCGAGAGCGGCGGTCGGCCCGCATCCGTGCGCAAGGCGCTGGAGGGTAGCCTGCGGCGCCTGGGAACGGACTACATCGACCTCTATCAGATGCACAGGCCCGATCCCAACGTGCCCATCGCGGAAACGCTGGGCGTGCTCGACGAGCTGGTGAAGGCGGGGAAGGTGCGCGAGATCGGCAGCTCCAATTTTTCCGCCGACCAGATCCGGAAGGCGGCGGAGGTGCTTCCGGAGGGCGCCGCGCGCTTCGTGAGCGTGCAGAACGAGTACAGCCTCCTCAAGCGCGAACCCGAATCGAGCGTGCTGGCTGAGTGCGAGCGCCGCCGCGTGGCGTTCATCCCGTACTTCCCTCTCGCGAACGGGCTGCTGACCGGCAAGTACCGCAAGGGCCAGCCGGTGCCGCAGGGCACGCGCATCGCCAGCATGCCGCCCCACAACCCCCTGCTCACGGGCGAGAACCTGGACCTCGTCGAGCGCCTGATCGCGTTCTCCGAGTCCCGCGGCCACACGCTGCTGGAGCTGGCGTTCTCATGGCTCCTGTCGCGCCCGACGGTGGCATCCGTGATCGCCGGCGCGACGAAGCCCGAGCAGGTGCACGCCAACGCCTCGGCAGCGAACTGGACCCTGAGCGACGCCGACCTGCGCGAACTCGATACGATCCTTGCCCGTCCCCAGTAA
- a CDS encoding putative toxin-antitoxin system toxin component, PIN family produces MRIFPDTNVLISAFSTRGLCAELYEEILARHELVCGEVVLTEFRRILSTKLKVPEARVDEVLRALRRNPVYPEPPETAAYQIRDPDDGWVLATAISSRADILVTGDRDLLAAREEVAELRIMPPRELWETLRALS; encoded by the coding sequence GTGAGGATCTTTCCGGACACGAACGTTCTCATCAGCGCGTTCAGCACGCGCGGCCTCTGTGCGGAGCTCTACGAAGAGATCCTCGCGAGGCACGAACTCGTGTGCGGAGAAGTGGTGCTCACCGAGTTCCGAAGGATCCTCTCCACGAAACTCAAGGTGCCGGAGGCCCGGGTGGATGAGGTCCTTCGTGCCTTGCGACGGAATCCCGTCTACCCCGAGCCGCCAGAGACGGCCGCCTACCAGATTCGCGATCCAGATGATGGATGGGTTCTCGCCACGGCGATCAGCAGTAGGGCGGACATCCTTGTTACCGGTGATCGGGACCTACTCGCCGCTCGCGAAGAGGTTGCTGAGCTCCGTATCATGCCTCCACGGGAACTCTGGGAAACTCTGCGCGCGCTTAGCTGA
- a CDS encoding ribbon-helix-helix domain-containing protein → MATMLTVRLDAELERDLELLCEKSGQSRSDFVRHALRRQIRQAEFAALRSELMPYAEAQGWVTDEDVFRDVS, encoded by the coding sequence ATGGCTACAATGTTGACGGTTCGCTTGGACGCCGAGCTTGAGCGCGACCTGGAACTTCTGTGCGAGAAGTCTGGGCAGTCCCGAAGCGACTTCGTGCGCCACGCCCTGCGCCGGCAGATTCGACAGGCGGAATTTGCGGCGCTCCGGAGCGAACTGATGCCTTACGCCGAGGCTCAGGGTTGGGTAACTGACGAGGACGTGTTCCGCGACGTCTCGTGA